The following coding sequences lie in one Salarias fasciatus chromosome 7 unlocalized genomic scaffold, fSalaFa1.1 super_scaffold_4, whole genome shotgun sequence genomic window:
- the ppp2r2ab gene encoding serine/threonine-protein phosphatase 2A 55 kDa regulatory subunit B alpha isoform, translating to MAGPGGDMQWCFSQVKGAIDDDVAEADIISTVEFNHTGELLATGDKGGRVVIFQQEIENKSQPQFRSEYNVYSTFQSHEPEFDYLKSLEIEEKINKIRWLPQKNAAQFLLSTNDKTIKLWKISERDKRPEGYNLKEEDGRYKDPNTITSLRVPVLIPMDLMVEASPRRVFANAHTYHINSISVNSDNETYLSADDLRINLWHLEITDRSFNIVDIKPANMEELTEVITAAEFHPHQCNTFVYSSSKGTIRLCDMRASALCDKHSKLFEEPEDPSNRSFFSEIISSISDVKFSHNGRYMMTRDYLSVKIWDLNMETRPVETYQVHEYLRSKLCSLYENDCIFDKFECCWNGNDSVVMTGSYNNFFRMFDRGHRRDVTLEASRENSKPMQVLKPRKVCAGGKRKKDEISVDSLDFNKKILHTAWHPQDNIIAVATTNNLYIFQDKVN from the exons ATGGCAG GACCTGGAGGCGACATGCAGTGGTGCTTCTCTCAGGTGAAAGGAGCCATTGATGATGACGTAGCTGAAG CGGACATTATATCTACTGTTGAGTTCAACCACACAGGGGAGCTGCTGGCCACTGGAGACAAGGGTGGGCGTGTGGTCATATTCCAGCAGGAAATAGAG AATAAGAGTCAGCCTCAGTTCCGGAGCGAGTACAATGTTTACAGCACTTTCCAGAGCCACGAGCCCGAGTTCGACTACTTGAAGAGTTTGGAAATCGAGGAGAAGATCAACAAGATTCGCTGGCTTCCTCAGAAGAATGCTGCTCAGTTCCTTCTGTCCACTAATG ATAAGACGATTAAATTATGGAAAATCAGTGAACGAGACAAGAGACCAGAAGGTTATAATCTGAAAGAGGAGGATGGACGCTACAAAGACCCCAACACTATCACGTCACTGCGG GTACCTGTTTTAATACCCATGGACCTCATGGTGGAGGCCAGTCCACGGAGGGTGTTCGCCAACGCCCACACCTACCATATCAACTCTATCTCAGTCAACAGCGACAACGAGACTTACCTGTCTGCAGACGACCTGCGCATCAACCTGTGGCACCTGGAGATCACCGACCGCAGCTTCA ACATCGTAGACATCAAACCGGCCAACAtggaggagctgacggaggtGATCACGGCCGCAGAGTTTCACCCTCACCAGTGCAACACCTTCGtctacagcagcagcaaaggAACCATCCGCCTGTGCGACATGAGGGCTTCAGCGCTCTGCGACAAGCACTCGAAGT TGTTCGAGGAGCCAGAAGATCCCAGTAATCGCTCCTTCTTCTCTGAGATAATATCCTCAATCTCAGACGTCAAGTTCAGCCACAACGGGCGATACATGATGACAAGGGACTACTTGTCTGTGAAGATTTGGGACCTGAACATGGAAACCAGGCCTGTGGAGACCTATCAG GTCCATGAATACCTGAGGAGCAAGCTGTGCTCGCTCTACGAGAACGACTGCATCTTCGACAAGTTCGAATGCTGCTGGAATGGAAATGACAG CGTGGTGATGACCGGCTCGTACAACAACTTCTTCCGGATGTTCGACCGCGGCCACCGGCGGGACGTGACGCTGGAGGCGTCCCGCGAGAACAGCAAGCCCATGCAGGTCCTCAAGCCCCGCAAGGTGTGCGCCGGCGGCAAGCGCAAGAAGGACGAAATCAGCGTGGACAGTTTGGACTTCAACAAGAAGATCCTCCACACAGCCTGGCACCCCCAGGACAACATCATCGCCGTGGCAACGACCAACAACCTATACATATTCCAAGATAAAGTAAACTAA